A stretch of Paenibacillus sp. URB8-2 DNA encodes these proteins:
- the mprF gene encoding bifunctional lysylphosphatidylglycerol flippase/synthetase MprF, with translation MHTNKQRLEQIKLVRLLVSIYRIKAVRVLFPLIIIVLVYLEGQHELKGVRLAQTLHELRHVPVPDILRMMATALAAVAAMSAYDFLIRAHFRMKIGVWSTFRYSWIANTFNNLIGFAGLAGVGLRTLLYKKSGVPTAVLTPAIVFLSPLMITGLSLLSWANLFGILPGEELLREHRWLVFAVWGMALYLPFFIIVQRSSLFAKWINRGEGRTPWMTVYASVGSSLLEWLSAGITFSVIAGYILGGVHFQPVMSLYVIAAIAGILSMAPGGIGAFDLIALLGMQQMGYASERAMAVLVIFRLFYYVVPWLIGLVLAALEIGQQGIRLLRGSAMETSLNTWQKIWGWPGQYTFLSDLGGWALGKLVLVAGLILLLSAATPELLYRLRFTENLLSLPIMRLSHHLSVVIGFMLVLLSRGISLHIRRAYIWSGVLLGLGAVFAFTKGFDYEEAIFLLLVAFLLWISRARFYRISAPISRQSLLGWLLLTSFIALSYDLLASYSHRGFFKALRPGAQPEWLQQHGHFAYTAVGGLAAAWLLLSMVVALRPNRRAEALTAPPDMDRLRRYLETEPGNALTHVLFTGDKSFYWAQDGKVMFPFARVRDKLVVLGDPLGPRNLVNDAISEFRTEADRYGLTVVFYQATPAYLPIYHEQGYRFFKLGEEALVPLDRFTLGGKRNSDLRSVAHRFEREGCTFELAKPPHGAELLQELRQISEEWLRGRAEKGYSLGWFDESYLQLAPLALLRDAEDAVIAFASLAPGYDGGAAVSIDLMRHRLKSPNGTMDFLFISLLEWAKAEGYARFNLGNAPLSSVGRNAGSLREEKIAHLVFKRGGHWYGFLGLRRYKEKFSPEWEPRYLAYPVSLSLPVLTLDLVRLVSRHPKARK, from the coding sequence TTCCGGTGCCGGATATTCTGCGGATGATGGCGACGGCGCTGGCGGCGGTTGCGGCCATGAGCGCCTACGATTTTCTGATCCGCGCCCACTTCCGGATGAAGATCGGGGTATGGAGCACCTTCCGCTATTCGTGGATCGCCAATACCTTCAACAATTTGATTGGATTTGCCGGTCTGGCGGGAGTCGGTCTGCGTACGCTGCTCTATAAAAAAAGCGGAGTGCCCACAGCGGTCCTGACGCCGGCGATCGTCTTTTTGTCGCCGCTCATGATTACGGGCCTGTCGCTGCTGTCCTGGGCCAACCTCTTCGGCATTCTGCCGGGGGAGGAGCTCCTCCGCGAGCATCGGTGGCTTGTGTTCGCCGTTTGGGGCATGGCGCTCTATCTGCCCTTTTTTATCATCGTCCAGCGTTCCTCTCTGTTCGCCAAATGGATCAACCGGGGAGAAGGGAGAACGCCGTGGATGACGGTATACGCCTCGGTGGGCTCCTCATTGCTGGAATGGCTCAGCGCGGGAATTACCTTTTCGGTGATCGCGGGATACATTTTGGGCGGCGTTCATTTCCAGCCGGTGATGAGTCTGTACGTCATTGCGGCGATTGCGGGCATACTCAGCATGGCCCCTGGAGGCATCGGCGCATTTGATCTGATCGCGCTGCTTGGAATGCAGCAGATGGGATATGCAAGCGAACGGGCGATGGCGGTACTCGTCATTTTCCGTCTGTTCTATTATGTCGTTCCATGGCTGATCGGACTTGTGCTGGCGGCGCTCGAAATCGGACAACAGGGCATACGGCTGCTGCGCGGTTCGGCCATGGAGACGTCCCTTAACACTTGGCAAAAGATTTGGGGGTGGCCCGGCCAGTACACCTTTCTGAGCGATCTTGGCGGATGGGCGCTCGGCAAGCTTGTCCTTGTGGCCGGCCTGATTCTGCTGCTGTCGGCGGCCACTCCCGAGCTGCTGTACCGGCTGCGCTTCACGGAGAATCTTCTGTCGCTTCCGATCATGCGGCTCTCGCATCATTTATCGGTGGTAATCGGCTTTATGCTGGTGCTGCTATCCAGGGGCATTTCGCTGCACATCCGCAGAGCCTATATCTGGTCGGGCGTTCTGCTGGGTCTTGGAGCAGTGTTCGCCTTTACCAAAGGTTTTGATTACGAAGAGGCGATCTTTCTGCTGCTAGTCGCCTTTCTTCTGTGGATTTCAAGGGCGCGTTTCTACCGGATCAGCGCGCCGATTTCGCGGCAAAGCCTGCTGGGGTGGCTGCTGCTGACATCCTTCATCGCCTTGAGCTATGATCTGCTGGCAAGCTACTCGCACCGCGGCTTCTTCAAAGCCCTGCGGCCCGGAGCGCAGCCCGAATGGCTGCAGCAGCACGGCCATTTCGCCTATACGGCTGTGGGCGGATTGGCGGCGGCCTGGCTGCTGCTCTCCATGGTTGTGGCGCTTCGGCCCAACCGGCGGGCGGAGGCGCTGACCGCGCCGCCGGACATGGACCGGCTGCGGCGGTATCTGGAGACGGAACCCGGCAACGCCCTGACCCATGTGCTCTTCACGGGCGACAAGAGCTTCTACTGGGCGCAGGACGGGAAGGTCATGTTTCCTTTTGCCAGAGTGCGGGACAAGCTTGTCGTGCTCGGCGACCCGCTCGGCCCTCGAAATCTTGTGAACGACGCGATCAGCGAGTTTCGGACGGAGGCTGACAGGTACGGTCTTACCGTGGTCTTCTACCAGGCGACGCCCGCCTATCTGCCGATCTATCATGAGCAGGGCTACCGCTTCTTTAAACTTGGCGAAGAGGCGCTGGTGCCGCTGGACCGGTTCACCCTCGGCGGCAAAAGAAACAGCGATTTGCGGAGTGTAGCCCACCGCTTTGAACGCGAAGGCTGCACGTTCGAATTGGCAAAGCCTCCGCACGGGGCGGAGCTGCTGCAAGAGCTTCGGCAGATTTCGGAGGAATGGCTGAGAGGCCGGGCGGAAAAAGGCTATTCGCTCGGATGGTTTGACGAATCGTATCTGCAGCTTGCGCCGCTTGCCCTGCTGCGGGATGCCGAAGACGCCGTTATCGCCTTCGCCTCGCTTGCGCCGGGCTACGACGGCGGAGCTGCCGTTTCCATCGACCTGATGCGCCATCGCCTGAAAAGTCCGAACGGAACGATGGACTTCCTGTTTATCTCTCTGCTGGAATGGGCCAAGGCCGAGGGGTACGCAAGGTTCAATCTCGGCAACGCGCCTCTGTCCAGCGTAGGCCGGAACGCGGGCTCGCTCCGTGAAGAGAAAATCGCCCATCTGGTCTTCAAGCGCGGAGGGCATTGGTACGGATTCTTGGGCCTCCGCCGCTACAAGGAGAAATTTTCGCCGGAATGGGAGCCCCGTTACCTGGCTTATCCCGTCTCCCTGTCCCTGCCCGTGCTGACGCTGGATCTGGTGAGGCTCGTCTCCCGCCATCCGAAAGCGCGGAAATAG
- a CDS encoding FMN-binding protein: MKNTKNLSVLLLMLTLILTACGNSNNNSAATASPSSEPTTAATSTAETSAAPAAGVFKDGVYKAEYDRNDVRNWKAYVEVTVTGGKIEKAYYDYINEAGELRSKNEAYIKGFSEANKFTPREAFDKLGQELVTSQDAAKVDAVSGATHSSRNFNELAAAALIKAEAGDTATAIVPLYEDGTYKVAADTFDDHGWKPQIDLEIKDHKIASVQFDYVNEAGKLKTEDADYKTAMEAKNKTYPAKYTEELEKQLVEKQSIGSVDAVSGATTSSNNFKALVEYALDDLAEIGDTKPAAIKIEE; the protein is encoded by the coding sequence ATGAAAAACACAAAGAACTTATCCGTGCTTCTTCTGATGTTGACGCTTATTCTGACGGCTTGCGGAAATTCGAATAACAACTCGGCTGCGACAGCAAGCCCAAGCAGCGAGCCGACGACAGCGGCGACTAGTACGGCGGAAACTTCCGCAGCGCCGGCTGCGGGTGTTTTTAAAGATGGAGTCTACAAAGCCGAGTATGACCGCAACGATGTGAGAAACTGGAAGGCTTATGTGGAAGTGACTGTAACCGGAGGCAAGATCGAGAAGGCTTATTATGATTACATCAATGAAGCAGGCGAGCTCAGAAGCAAGAACGAAGCCTATATCAAAGGATTCTCGGAAGCCAATAAATTCACGCCCCGCGAAGCCTTCGACAAGCTGGGGCAAGAGCTGGTAACCTCACAGGACGCAGCCAAGGTCGATGCGGTTTCCGGAGCAACGCATTCGTCCAGAAACTTCAATGAGCTTGCCGCCGCTGCTCTGATCAAAGCGGAAGCCGGAGACACGGCGACGGCCATCGTTCCGCTGTATGAGGACGGTACGTACAAAGTAGCCGCCGACACGTTCGACGACCACGGCTGGAAGCCACAGATCGATCTGGAGATTAAGGACCACAAGATCGCAAGCGTACAGTTCGATTACGTGAACGAAGCCGGCAAGCTGAAGACGGAAGACGCCGATTACAAGACGGCGATGGAAGCCAAGAACAAGACCTATCCGGCCAAATATACGGAAGAGCTGGAGAAGCAGCTTGTTGAGAAACAGTCTATCGGTTCAGTGGACGCGGTAAGCGGTGCGACGACCTCCTCGAACAACTTTAAGGCGCTTGTGGAATACGCGCTGGACGATCTGGCGGAAATCGGCGATACGAAGCCGGCCGCAATCAAGATTGAAGAATAA
- a CDS encoding energy-coupling factor ABC transporter ATP-binding protein — protein sequence MPIQLTGVSYRYGHSPALRDINLLIPEGGLTVLCGVTGSGKSTLLRLLSGLEKPSSGSIDYSHADSSASVSIVFQQPESQLFAGSVRKDVEYGLEQRDVPEPRRSEAADRAMRQAGLAPEQYGQRSPFLLSGGEKRRVCIAGAIAPCRGCFCWTSRQPGSTRPPPARCWRPPRS from the coding sequence ATGCCGATACAGCTGACCGGCGTGTCCTACCGTTACGGCCACTCCCCCGCCCTGCGCGATATCAATCTGCTGATTCCGGAAGGCGGTCTTACGGTCCTGTGCGGCGTAACGGGCAGCGGCAAATCTACGCTGCTTCGGCTGCTTTCCGGGCTTGAGAAGCCTTCCTCGGGCAGCATTGACTATTCGCACGCGGACTCCTCCGCTTCCGTCTCTATCGTCTTCCAGCAGCCGGAGAGCCAGCTCTTCGCCGGAAGCGTCAGGAAGGATGTCGAGTATGGATTGGAGCAGCGGGACGTCCCTGAGCCTCGGCGGAGCGAGGCGGCAGACCGGGCGATGCGGCAGGCGGGACTCGCCCCCGAACAATACGGCCAGCGCTCGCCGTTCCTGCTGAGCGGCGGCGAGAAGCGCCGCGTCTGCATCGCCGGGGCCATCGCCCCCTGCCGCGGCTGCTTTTGCTGGACGAGCCGACAGCCGGGCTCGACCCGCCCGCCGCCCGCGCGCTGCTGGAGACCGCCGCGGAGCTGA
- a CDS encoding CbiQ family ECF transporter T component — protein sequence MLDEPTAGLDPPAARALLETAAELKRGGYTIVVATHDLDCFFPLADQVAVLAQGALRYSGPPDGLWKGARVLEDAGLEPPAYIRIGRMLMRQGGLDVLPAGAGDLLAKLDPLRLAYPGGGACPGAGNGERPAAACLSFTAGGAASDAITASDTDTDLADGSGSAKRQGGTVLRTLDPRVKWLAMALWSLVLLGMKSILPLALATVLVAVLLACGGITRKRAVWFYRPFLPMFLFLWLLSAFSWSGSDGAASFAFSPEGALTGGLAVLRLGLLVSLGFLFTETTSGGPLREGLEWAIAPLGRLGVRTRNWSLAVSVTLQFIPWILGKISALQLALASRGSRKRGLARWTPRQISLMAVPLLLQVIGMGDELSTAIEARGYDPSKPRTPWLVLSWRRKDTAALLLILLAAALLWWLSRSG from the coding sequence TTGCTGGACGAGCCGACAGCCGGGCTCGACCCGCCCGCCGCCCGCGCGCTGCTGGAGACCGCCGCGGAGCTGAAACGCGGCGGCTATACGATCGTGGTCGCCACGCACGATCTGGACTGCTTCTTCCCGCTGGCCGATCAGGTCGCGGTGCTGGCGCAAGGAGCCTTGCGCTATAGCGGGCCGCCGGACGGCCTGTGGAAGGGTGCCCGCGTGCTGGAAGACGCGGGCCTCGAACCTCCGGCCTATATAAGGATCGGCCGGATGCTCATGCGCCAAGGCGGGCTGGACGTGCTGCCCGCCGGCGCAGGGGATTTGCTGGCGAAGCTGGACCCGCTTCGCCTTGCTTACCCCGGAGGCGGAGCCTGTCCGGGGGCGGGCAACGGAGAGCGGCCTGCTGCGGCCTGCCTTTCCTTTACCGCTGGAGGCGCAGCTTCAGACGCAATCACCGCCTCCGATACCGATACGGACTTGGCGGATGGCAGCGGCAGCGCCAAACGACAGGGCGGAACGGTCTTGCGGACGCTCGACCCGCGGGTAAAATGGCTGGCGATGGCGCTGTGGTCGCTCGTGCTTCTGGGAATGAAGAGCATTCTTCCCCTCGCGCTCGCCACTGTGCTAGTTGCCGTGCTCTTGGCCTGCGGGGGCATAACACGGAAACGGGCGGTCTGGTTCTACCGGCCGTTCCTGCCGATGTTTCTGTTTCTATGGCTTCTGTCAGCCTTTTCATGGAGCGGATCCGACGGAGCGGCCTCCTTTGCCTTTTCACCCGAAGGGGCCTTAACCGGCGGCCTCGCCGTCCTCCGGCTGGGGCTGCTCGTTTCGCTCGGGTTCCTGTTCACCGAGACCACCTCGGGAGGGCCGCTGCGCGAGGGGCTGGAGTGGGCGATTGCGCCGCTGGGAAGGCTGGGCGTCAGAACGCGGAATTGGTCGCTCGCCGTATCCGTCACCTTGCAGTTTATCCCCTGGATTCTGGGCAAAATCTCCGCGCTTCAGCTGGCGCTCGCTTCCCGGGGCAGCCGAAAACGGGGGCTGGCGCGCTGGACGCCGCGGCAGATTTCACTGATGGCGGTCCCCCTGCTTCTGCAGGTCATCGGAATGGGAGACGAGCTGTCCACCGCCATCGAAGCCCGCGGCTATGACCCTTCGAAGCCGCGTACGCCCTGGCTTGTTCTGAGCTGGCGGCGGAAGGACACGGCGGCGCTGCTGCTCATCCTGCTCGCGGCGGCGCTGCTGTGGTGGCTCTCCCGCAGCGGATAG